GGATCGACGCGGCCGGCGCGTCGGTCTCGAGCTGCGCCACGCCGACGAAGCCCGGGCCGAGCGCGCGCAGCGCCGCCAGCAGGTAGGTCTGGTCGAATCCCTGGAACGACGCCGACACCACCGCGCCGCCGCGCACGTCGAGCGCCGCGGTGGCGGCGCGGTACTCGTCGACGACATGGGGCGGCGGCAGGTAGCCGTCGTTGGCGATCAACGGGAAGCGCGGATCGACGATGTGGAAATGCGCGTCGAACAGCGGCACGTGGCGGCCCGTCCGCCGCTCACCACGCCGGGTCGACCGGCGTCTCGATGCCGTGCACGGCCTCGACGATCTCGGCGGCGTCGAGCGCCAGATCCTCGCGGTAGCGCCCGGCCACGATCTGCACGCCCAGCGGGAGGCCGTTCGGCGCGTCGGGCACGGCGGCCAGCCCGACGGGCACGGCGACCGACGGCAGGCCGAGCAGGTTGACCGCCGTCATCAAGGCCTGGGCGCGCAGGACATGGCGCAGCCGGTCGGCGGTGTCGTGGTCGAACCCGACCTCGAACGGCAGGTCGCCGGAGTTCGGGCCGAGCACAAGCGGGTAGGTCTCCATGAAGACGCTCCAGGCGCGCCGGTGCGTCAGCACCTCGGCGAGACCGAGCATGTAGTCCTTGAGCGAGAGATCGGGCTCGACCTCGAGCCACAGCGACAACGCCTTCCGGGCGTCGGCGTCGGCCAGCTTCTCGATGGTCTCGCGCATGACGTGGCGCGATTCGCCAAACACCAGCTTCTGCCACAGCCGCGACGCGCCTTCGATCGACGGCGGCTGGACCTCCTCGACCTTGTAGCCGGCGTCTGCCAACGTCTTGCCCGCCTTGCGGATCGCGGCGGCGACATCGGGATGCACGTACAGGCCCGGCGACTCCACGACCATCGCGACACGGATCGGCTTCGCCACCGGCGGTCCCTCCAGCGGCGCCGGCGCCCAGATCGGATCGCGCGCGTCGCGCGCGGTCATGGCCGCTAGGCCGAGCCGTAAGTCGCGCACGGTGCGCGCCAGCGGTCCGTTGACCGCCATCAGCTGGTTGGTCGGAAGGCGCTCGGCGGCGGCGCCGGGATTCCATGCCGGCACGCGCCCCTGGGTCGGCCGGATGCCCGCCAGACCGCAGGTGTAGGCCGGGAAGCGGATCGAGCCGCCGTAGTCGTTGCCGTGCGCCAGCGGCGCGATGCCGACCGCCAGCGCCGCCGAGGCGCCGCCCGACGAGCCGCCGGGCGTGCGGATCCGGCTCCACGGATTGTAGGTGCGCCCGCGGGCGTCGTTGTCGGTGTGCCAGCGCAGCGAGAAGGCCGGCGCGTTGGTGCGG
The genomic region above belongs to Rhodospirillales bacterium and contains:
- a CDS encoding amidase family protein — its product is MAATELWKWTAVDLAQAIRTRKVSSREATQAIVDRMRDVNPKLNAVVQDLGDQALSQASAADEAARRGETLGPLHGVPVTIKENVDQKGLPTVNGIAAFKDAIAKDDNPVVANWTRAGAITIGRTNAPAFSLRWHTDNDARGRTYNPWSRIRTPGGSSGGASAALAVGIAPLAHGNDYGGSIRFPAYTCGLAGIRPTQGRVPAWNPGAAAERLPTNQLMAVNGPLARTVRDLRLGLAAMTARDARDPIWAPAPLEGPPVAKPIRVAMVVESPGLYVHPDVAAAIRKAGKTLADAGYKVEEVQPPSIEGASRLWQKLVFGESRHVMRETIEKLADADARKALSLWLEVEPDLSLKDYMLGLAEVLTHRRAWSVFMETYPLVLGPNSGDLPFEVGFDHDTADRLRHVLRAQALMTAVNLLGLPSVAVPVGLAAVPDAPNGLPLGVQIVAGRYREDLALDAAEIVEAVHGIETPVDPAW